In Anolis carolinensis isolate JA03-04 unplaced genomic scaffold, rAnoCar3.1.pri scaffold_14, whole genome shotgun sequence, the following proteins share a genomic window:
- the rps27 gene encoding small ribosomal subunit protein eS27 produces MPLAKDLLHPSPEEEKRKHKKKRLVQSPNSYFMDVKCPGCYKITTVFSHAQTVVLCVGCSTVLCQPTGGKARLTEGCSFRRKQH; encoded by the exons ATGCCT ctcgcaaAGGACCTCTTGCATCCCtcccctgaggaggagaagcggaAGCACAAGAAGAAGCGCCTGGTCCAGAGCCCCAACTCGTATTTCATGGATGTGAAATGTCCAG GTTGCTACAAGATCACCACGGTCTTCAGCCATGCTCAGACGGTGGTTTTGTGCGTTGGCTGCTCAACTGTGCTCTGCCAGCCCACCGGCGGAAAGGCACGGCTGACAGAAG GATGCTCCTTCCGGCGAAAGCAGCACTAG
- the rab13 gene encoding ras-related protein Rab-13 isoform X2: MPCYWDVEGSYHCSGSLAGNALCTCSVCPLSFAHFLSLPWGSSPASLTLPFLEEGRNFSPFGSGSGLGCNPGRKGKRRRRRRAWPFPNFGIPSFPPSFLLSFFPSFLSACLSLSLSLLRAMAKSYDHLFKLLLIGDSGVGKTCLIIRFAEDNFSGTYISTIGIDFKIRTVDIEGKRIKLQVWDTAGQERFKTITTAYYRGAMGIILVYDITDEKSFENIQNWMKSIKENASSGVERLLLGNKSDMEAKRKVPQDKAQKLSREHGIRFFETSAKSSTNVEEAFRTLARDILLQSSKRVAPQPRGPVDLKGAQKSHSKCSLA, from the exons ATGCCCTGCTATTGGGATGTGGAGGGAAGTTATCACTGCTCGGGCTCCCTTGCAGGGAatgcactttgcacatgctcagtgtGCCCCCTTTCTTTTGCacatttcctttcccttccctggggCAGCAGTCCTGCCTCCTTAACCCTTCCTTtcctggaggaaggaaggaacttTTCCCCCTTTGGCAGTGGGAGTGGCCTGGGCTGCAACCCagggagaaagggaaaaaggaggaggaggaggagggcttggCCTTTCCCCAACTTTGggatcccttccttccctccttccttccttctttccttctttccttcttttctttctgcctgcctctctctctctctctctctcctgaggGCCATGGCCAAGTCCTACGaccacctcttcaagctcctgctgATCGGGGACAGCGGCGTGGGCaagacctgcctcatcatccgcTTCGCAGAGGACAACTTCAGCGGCACCTACATCAGCACCATCG GCATTGACTTCAAAATCCGGACCGTGGACATCGAGGGCAAGAGGATCAAGCTGCAGGTCTG GGACACGGCCGGGCAGGAGCGGTTCAAGACCATCACCACCGCCTATTACCGGGGCGCCATG GGCATCATCCTGGTCTACGACATCACGGACGAGAAGTCCTTTGAGAACATCCAGAACTGGATGAAGAGCATCAAGGAG AATGCCTCCTCGGGGGTGGAGCGGCTCCTCCTGGGGAACAAGAGCGACATGGAGGCCAAGCGCAAGGTCCCCCAGGACAAGGCCCAGAAG CTCTCCAGGGAGCACGGGATCCGCTTCTTTGAGACCAGCGCCAAGTCCAGCACCAACGTGGAGGAG GCCTTCCGCACTCTGGCCCGGGACATCCTCCTGCAATCCAGTAAAAGAGTG GCTCCGCAGCCCAGGGGCCCCGTGGACCTCAAAGGGGCCCAGAAAAGCCACAGCAAGTGCTCCTTGGCCTAG
- the rab13 gene encoding ras-related protein Rab-13 isoform X1 — MPCYWDVEGSYHCSGSLAGNALCTCSVCPLSFAHFLSLPWGSSPASLTLPFLEEGRNFSPFGSGSGLGCNPGRKGKRRRRRRAWPFPNFGIPSFPPSFLLSFFPSFLSACLSLSLSLLRAMAKSYDHLFKLLLIGDSGVGKTCLIIRFAEDNFSGTYISTIGIDFKIRTVDIEGKRIKLQVWDTAGQERFKTITTAYYRGAMGIILVYDITDEKSFENIQNWMKSIKEYAALSWDERRNASSGVERLLLGNKSDMEAKRKVPQDKAQKLSREHGIRFFETSAKSSTNVEEAFRTLARDILLQSSKRVAPQPRGPVDLKGAQKSHSKCSLA, encoded by the exons ATGCCCTGCTATTGGGATGTGGAGGGAAGTTATCACTGCTCGGGCTCCCTTGCAGGGAatgcactttgcacatgctcagtgtGCCCCCTTTCTTTTGCacatttcctttcccttccctggggCAGCAGTCCTGCCTCCTTAACCCTTCCTTtcctggaggaaggaaggaacttTTCCCCCTTTGGCAGTGGGAGTGGCCTGGGCTGCAACCCagggagaaagggaaaaaggaggaggaggaggagggcttggCCTTTCCCCAACTTTGggatcccttccttccctccttccttccttctttccttctttccttcttttctttctgcctgcctctctctctctctctctctcctgaggGCCATGGCCAAGTCCTACGaccacctcttcaagctcctgctgATCGGGGACAGCGGCGTGGGCaagacctgcctcatcatccgcTTCGCAGAGGACAACTTCAGCGGCACCTACATCAGCACCATCG GCATTGACTTCAAAATCCGGACCGTGGACATCGAGGGCAAGAGGATCAAGCTGCAGGTCTG GGACACGGCCGGGCAGGAGCGGTTCAAGACCATCACCACCGCCTATTACCGGGGCGCCATG GGCATCATCCTGGTCTACGACATCACGGACGAGAAGTCCTTTGAGAACATCCAGAACTGGATGAAGAGCATCAAGGA GTACGCTGCCTTGAGCTGGGacgagaggcgg AATGCCTCCTCGGGGGTGGAGCGGCTCCTCCTGGGGAACAAGAGCGACATGGAGGCCAAGCGCAAGGTCCCCCAGGACAAGGCCCAGAAG CTCTCCAGGGAGCACGGGATCCGCTTCTTTGAGACCAGCGCCAAGTCCAGCACCAACGTGGAGGAG GCCTTCCGCACTCTGGCCCGGGACATCCTCCTGCAATCCAGTAAAAGAGTG GCTCCGCAGCCCAGGGGCCCCGTGGACCTCAAAGGGGCCCAGAAAAGCCACAGCAAGTGCTCCTTGGCCTAG